One part of the Halobacteria archaeon AArc-dxtr1 genome encodes these proteins:
- a CDS encoding DUF3054 domain-containing protein — translation MSVRSVLERDGGREAIVLGVVDVALLTGLVLYGHVHHGGDPLSDPAGAAETALPFLLGWLAIALLGGVYRRHVYADPISAARLTAVCWIAAANIGLLVRSSPEIQGGVAYPFGIVMTGIGLVALLAWRVGYAVFATRNE, via the coding sequence ATGAGTGTTCGATCGGTACTCGAACGAGACGGCGGCCGCGAGGCGATCGTCCTCGGAGTCGTCGACGTCGCACTGCTGACCGGGTTGGTGCTCTACGGCCACGTACACCACGGCGGCGATCCGCTCTCGGATCCGGCGGGCGCCGCGGAGACGGCGCTTCCCTTTCTGCTCGGCTGGCTCGCCATCGCGCTCCTCGGCGGCGTCTACCGCCGGCACGTCTACGCTGACCCGATCAGTGCCGCTCGCCTCACGGCTGTCTGCTGGATCGCGGCGGCCAACATCGGCCTCCTGGTTCGGTCTTCGCCAGAGATACAGGGCGGTGTCGCATACCCATTTGGCATCGTGATGACCGGTATCGGGCTGGTCGCACTCCTCGCCTGGCGGGTTGGGTATGCGGTGTTTGCGACACGAAACGAGTGA
- a CDS encoding FAD-dependent oxidoreductase has product MQENTDVLVVGGGATGAGIARDLALRGLDVALADRAGLAAGASGSSHGLLHSGARYAEADRPGAAECLEENRILRRIASACIRETGGLFVQLADDDPAYFDEKRQACEEIGIPAEEIDGDAARERVPGLAETVERAMVVPDGVVLPSRLVAANAADAREHGATIRTHAPVTDVTVADGHIQSVSLGGEDGTTVEPAYVVNAAGPYAGAVADLAGLDVEMRPTRGVMVSVEYEGLGPVLNRCRDPDDGDIVVPHEREVVLGTTSVPVDDPDDYETEDWEIDRTTEECARMLPAVADATVRRSWWGVRPLYEPDEASRDARGISRGFFRLDHADDGVENCCTVVGGKLTTYRKMAAETADLVCERLGVDEESSTADRQLFGADDPEKLDGFVAEFDGQGPTDADLVGESGG; this is encoded by the coding sequence ATGCAAGAGAACACCGATGTGCTGGTCGTTGGCGGCGGTGCGACCGGTGCCGGAATCGCGAGAGACCTCGCCCTTCGGGGCCTTGACGTGGCGCTTGCCGACCGCGCTGGGCTCGCCGCAGGCGCCTCCGGAAGCTCCCACGGGCTGCTCCACAGCGGCGCCAGGTACGCCGAGGCAGACCGTCCCGGCGCCGCCGAGTGTCTCGAGGAGAACCGCATCCTCCGGCGGATCGCCAGCGCCTGCATCCGCGAGACCGGCGGCCTCTTCGTCCAGTTGGCCGACGACGATCCGGCCTACTTCGACGAAAAGCGTCAGGCCTGTGAGGAGATCGGCATCCCTGCCGAGGAGATAGACGGCGACGCGGCCCGCGAGCGCGTCCCTGGCCTCGCCGAGACCGTCGAGCGCGCGATGGTCGTCCCCGACGGCGTTGTCCTCCCCTCGCGGCTCGTCGCCGCCAACGCAGCCGACGCCCGCGAGCACGGTGCGACGATTCGTACTCACGCGCCGGTCACCGACGTGACGGTCGCCGACGGGCACATTCAGTCAGTCTCGCTTGGCGGCGAGGACGGCACCACCGTCGAACCGGCGTACGTCGTCAACGCGGCCGGCCCCTACGCTGGAGCCGTCGCCGACCTGGCTGGACTCGACGTCGAGATGCGCCCCACGCGGGGCGTGATGGTCTCGGTCGAGTACGAGGGTCTCGGGCCCGTCCTGAACCGGTGTCGCGACCCTGACGACGGCGACATCGTCGTCCCCCACGAGCGCGAAGTGGTTCTGGGGACGACGAGCGTCCCGGTCGACGATCCCGACGACTACGAGACCGAAGACTGGGAGATAGACCGGACGACCGAGGAGTGTGCCCGGATGCTGCCCGCGGTCGCCGACGCGACCGTCCGGCGCTCGTGGTGGGGCGTTCGACCGCTGTACGAACCCGACGAGGCGAGCCGCGACGCCCGGGGCATCTCGCGAGGGTTCTTCCGGCTCGATCACGCCGACGATGGCGTCGAAAACTGCTGTACCGTCGTCGGCGGGAAGCTCACGACCTACCGGAAGATGGCAGCAGAAACCGCCGATCTGGTCTGTGAGCGCCTCGGCGTCGACGAGGAGTCCTCAACCGCCGACCGACAGCTGTTCGGCGCAGACGACCCCGAGAAGCTCGACGGCTTCGTTGCGGAGTTCGACGGCCAGGGGCCGACGGACGCCGATCTGGTCGGAGAGAGCGGGGGCTGA
- the tpiA gene encoding triose-phosphate isomerase: MFVLVNLKTYPCDPVAVAEAVRDVADETDARVAVAPQAAHLERVAETGVETWAQHVDAIEHGSNTGHALAESVADAGAVGTLLNHSERRLTLAEIDGGVQAAERAGLETVVCANNPAQIGAAAALGPDAVAVEPPELIGTGTPVSQADPDVVRDAVAAAESVDDSVTVLCGAGISTGDDVTAAADLGAEGVLLASGVAKADDPAAALAALVKPL; the protein is encoded by the coding sequence ATGTTCGTCCTCGTCAACCTGAAGACGTACCCGTGTGATCCTGTCGCCGTCGCCGAGGCGGTTCGCGACGTCGCCGACGAGACCGACGCGAGAGTCGCCGTCGCACCGCAGGCAGCCCACCTCGAACGCGTCGCCGAGACGGGCGTCGAGACCTGGGCCCAACACGTCGACGCAATCGAACACGGGAGCAACACCGGCCACGCCCTCGCCGAAAGCGTCGCCGACGCGGGCGCCGTGGGTACGCTGCTCAATCACTCCGAGCGCCGGCTGACGCTCGCCGAGATCGACGGGGGCGTCCAGGCTGCCGAGCGAGCCGGGCTGGAGACGGTCGTCTGTGCGAACAACCCGGCCCAGATCGGGGCGGCGGCCGCGCTCGGTCCGGACGCGGTCGCAGTCGAACCCCCGGAACTCATCGGTACGGGGACGCCCGTGAGTCAGGCCGATCCCGACGTCGTCCGAGACGCCGTCGCGGCCGCGGAGTCGGTCGACGACTCGGTCACAGTCCTCTGTGGGGCGGGCATCTCGACGGGCGACGACGTCACGGCTGCTGCCGACCTCGGCGCCGAGGGCGTCTTGCTGGCCAGCGGCGTCGCGAAGGCCGACGACCCGGCCGCCGCGCTCGCGGCTCTCGTCAAACCACTATAA
- a CDS encoding type 1 glutamine amidotransferase domain-containing protein, with product MTRALFIVSEEGYWGEECIEPLETLSEAGIEITVATPSGGPPELDETSVDPDEVGEETAERVREVHESDERLNDPIPTAQADASEYDAVVFPGGHGTEWDVNQDSHARAILRDVVEGDGKALVVCHAVGILAFTRDSHGAFLVQGHDVTGFPNAWEDEIVDEDDRMPTGRKLPYRVEDEVEAAGGNWDAELDADESVTVDGDLVTARGPESSAAAAQTLLEELGEA from the coding sequence GTGACCCGAGCACTGTTTATCGTCAGCGAAGAGGGATACTGGGGCGAAGAGTGCATCGAGCCGCTCGAGACGCTCTCAGAGGCAGGTATCGAGATTACGGTCGCGACTCCCTCGGGCGGTCCGCCCGAGCTCGACGAGACCTCGGTCGACCCCGACGAGGTCGGCGAGGAGACCGCAGAGCGCGTCCGCGAGGTCCACGAGAGCGACGAACGGTTGAACGATCCGATCCCCACCGCGCAGGCAGACGCGAGCGAGTACGACGCCGTCGTCTTCCCCGGTGGCCACGGCACCGAGTGGGACGTCAACCAAGACAGTCACGCCCGGGCGATCCTCCGAGACGTCGTCGAGGGCGACGGGAAGGCCCTAGTCGTCTGCCACGCGGTCGGCATTCTGGCGTTCACCCGGGACAGCCACGGTGCGTTCCTCGTCCAGGGACACGACGTCACCGGCTTTCCGAACGCGTGGGAAGACGAGATCGTCGACGAGGACGACCGGATGCCAACCGGACGGAAACTCCCCTACCGGGTCGAAGACGAGGTCGAAGCGGCCGGCGGCAACTGGGACGCCGAACTCGACGCCGACGAGAGCGTTACCGTCGACGGCGACCTCGTGACCGCTCGTGGCCCCGAGTCCTCGGCAGCGGCCGCACAGACGCTGCTCGAGGAACTGGGCGAGGCCTGA
- a CDS encoding CDP-alcohol phosphatidyltransferase family protein: MTLDQLRPYVSRFLNPFVKGFDRIGMTPDGVSVIAFLMAVGAAVAFLLGGRAHPVWYAVGAALVFANGWLDIVDGALAREQGIASPGGDLLDHVLDRYADIVLIAGLAAGVDEYFLGLLAVTGVLMTSYLGTQAQAVGLDRVYGGLVGRADRLAIIGIVGFLAYPFSDAVGGLTLIGWLLVFLAVVGHLTALQRFFYSWTALD, translated from the coding sequence GTGACCCTCGATCAGCTTCGACCCTACGTCTCGCGGTTTCTGAACCCCTTCGTCAAGGGGTTCGACCGAATCGGCATGACGCCCGACGGGGTGAGCGTGATCGCGTTCCTGATGGCTGTCGGGGCCGCCGTCGCCTTCCTACTCGGTGGCCGGGCTCACCCGGTATGGTACGCTGTCGGGGCCGCACTCGTCTTCGCAAACGGTTGGCTCGACATCGTCGACGGTGCGCTCGCGCGCGAACAAGGAATCGCATCGCCCGGTGGTGACCTGCTCGATCACGTCCTCGATCGGTACGCCGACATCGTGCTGATCGCCGGCCTGGCCGCCGGCGTCGACGAGTACTTCCTTGGTTTGCTCGCGGTGACGGGCGTGCTGATGACCTCCTACCTGGGGACCCAGGCCCAGGCCGTGGGTTTAGACCGCGTTTACGGCGGCCTCGTCGGGCGAGCAGACCGCCTCGCGATCATCGGAATCGTCGGCTTTCTTGCCTACCCGTTCAGTGATGCCGTCGGCGGGCTGACGCTGATCGGTTGGCTGCTGGTCTTCCTGGCGGTCGTCGGCCACCTGACCGCCCTCCAGCGCTTTTTCTACTCCTGGACGGCGCTCGACTGA
- the hisC gene encoding histidinol-phosphate transaminase, producing the protein MNPRDLSDHVAYQAGRGIEEVARELDRDPAEFVKLASNENPHGPSPAATVAIRETSATVSSYPKAAHADLTAAIAGEWDVGSEQIWLANGGDGALDYLHRATLEPGDEILVPDPGFAYYGMSARFHHGDVATYPVEREDDFEQTADAVLSAYDGERIVYLTSPHNPTGTTVPLEDVRQVAAETDDETLVVVDEAYGEFADVESAAGLIDGCDGAAGSVEETEARDDVAVLRTFSKAYGLAGVRLGYAIVPEPWADAYARVNTPFAASELACRAGMAALGDEEHVRRTVETACESRAYMQAEIDAHVWPSEGNFVLVAVGDANAVAEAMQERGVIVRDCTSFGLPGCIRITCGTEDETQRAVETLNEVLASGIGDTDAAGVGDA; encoded by the coding sequence ATGAACCCACGCGATCTGTCCGACCACGTCGCCTACCAGGCTGGCCGGGGGATCGAGGAGGTCGCCCGCGAACTCGACCGGGACCCCGCCGAGTTCGTCAAGCTCGCCTCGAACGAAAATCCCCACGGGCCATCGCCCGCTGCCACCGTCGCGATTCGTGAGACTTCTGCCACCGTCAGCTCATACCCCAAAGCCGCCCACGCCGATCTCACGGCCGCTATCGCCGGCGAGTGGGACGTTGGGAGCGAGCAGATCTGGCTGGCAAACGGCGGCGACGGTGCCCTGGACTATCTCCACCGAGCGACGCTCGAACCGGGTGACGAAATCCTCGTTCCCGACCCCGGCTTTGCCTACTACGGGATGAGCGCACGTTTCCATCACGGTGATGTTGCGACCTACCCCGTCGAACGCGAGGACGACTTCGAACAGACCGCAGACGCCGTCCTATCGGCGTACGACGGCGAGCGTATCGTCTACCTCACGAGTCCACACAATCCGACGGGGACGACCGTCCCGCTCGAGGACGTTCGACAGGTCGCCGCCGAAACCGACGACGAGACTCTCGTGGTCGTCGACGAGGCCTACGGTGAGTTCGCCGACGTCGAGAGCGCCGCTGGGCTGATCGACGGCTGTGACGGTGCAGCCGGATCGGTCGAAGAGACAGAGGCTCGCGACGACGTCGCCGTCTTACGCACCTTCTCGAAAGCGTACGGTCTGGCCGGCGTCCGCCTCGGATACGCCATCGTCCCCGAACCGTGGGCCGACGCCTACGCTCGCGTGAACACGCCGTTCGCGGCGAGCGAGTTGGCCTGTCGGGCCGGCATGGCCGCCCTCGGCGACGAGGAACACGTCCGTCGGACCGTCGAGACCGCCTGCGAATCCCGCGCGTACATGCAGGCTGAGATCGATGCCCACGTCTGGCCCAGCGAGGGCAACTTCGTCCTCGTCGCAGTCGGCGACGCGAACGCGGTCGCCGAGGCGATGCAAGAGCGCGGCGTCATCGTCCGCGACTGCACGAGCTTCGGCCTGCCCGGCTGCATCCGGATCACCTGTGGCACCGAGGACGAAACCCAGCGGGCCGTCGAGACGCTAAACGAGGTGCTCGCGTCGGGAATCGGCGATACCGACGCCGCGGGGGTGGGCGACGCGTGA
- a CDS encoding tRNA-dihydrouridine synthase, producing the protein MTASDSGSTTDLLPFRPRLALASLSGQADAAWARAGAPYAGCAVLGGIAIDDASRAAARKLVAREREEFLPDDPLAFVDTQLATLSESAIQPAFNVRSATSDQIPAVARICRDRGALLEINAHCRQDELCAAGCGETLLRDTERLQQYVALAAETGATVGVKVRAEVPGVDLPALTAALEDAGAAFVHVDAMDSEAVVGEIVAATDLFVIANNGVRNRETVEEYLSYGADAVSVGRPSDSPAVLARVRSALDQSQEFETPP; encoded by the coding sequence ATGACGGCTTCCGATTCCGGTTCGACGACGGATCTCCTCCCCTTCCGACCCCGGCTCGCGCTCGCGAGCCTGAGCGGGCAGGCCGACGCCGCGTGGGCTCGTGCTGGCGCCCCCTACGCCGGCTGTGCCGTCCTTGGCGGTATCGCGATCGACGACGCCTCGCGCGCCGCCGCCCGCAAACTCGTCGCACGCGAGCGCGAGGAGTTCCTTCCCGACGATCCGCTCGCGTTCGTTGACACCCAACTGGCGACACTCTCCGAAAGCGCGATCCAGCCGGCGTTTAACGTCCGGAGCGCGACCAGCGATCAGATCCCCGCCGTCGCTCGGATCTGCCGGGATCGGGGAGCTCTCCTCGAGATCAACGCCCACTGCCGGCAGGACGAACTCTGTGCCGCCGGCTGCGGGGAGACGCTGCTTCGCGACACGGAGCGTCTCCAGCAGTACGTCGCACTCGCCGCCGAGACCGGCGCGACAGTGGGCGTCAAGGTTCGCGCCGAAGTCCCCGGCGTCGACCTGCCCGCGCTCACGGCGGCCTTAGAGGACGCGGGCGCCGCGTTCGTCCACGTCGACGCGATGGACTCCGAGGCCGTCGTCGGTGAGATCGTCGCCGCGACGGACCTGTTCGTGATCGCGAACAACGGGGTGCGTAATAGGGAGACGGTCGAAGAGTACCTGTCCTACGGCGCAGACGCAGTCAGCGTCGGCCGTCCCAGCGACAGCCCCGCCGTGTTAGCGCGCGTTCGATCGGCGCTGGACCAATCACAGGAGTTCGAGACGCCGCCGTAG
- the cofD gene encoding 2-phospho-L-lactate transferase, translating into MITFLSGGTGTPKLLDGLGDAVTADEAVVVANTGDDVELGGLFVCPDVDTLLFQGGEVLDRETWWGIDGDTHETNTELHALAEAADLSEGPQYLPPEHQTVGRRLANWRRFSGVAEFMTIGDRDRAVHITRTSLLDEGYTLSEATNRLADAFDLEIDLRPMSDDPVATLVHTDGQSSPSQPNPMHFQEYWVGHRGEPAVADVEFRGAEAAEPTPSVLEALSAPVIVGPSNPVTSIGPMLSLPGVPESLEETPVVAVSPFLGDEPFSGPAADLMAAVGQRPSTAGLADAYPFADAFVVDEADETAFDRPTVRTDVRIDSAADAERVLQASVDAVDLIE; encoded by the coding sequence ATGATCACGTTCCTCTCCGGCGGTACGGGAACGCCGAAGCTACTCGACGGCCTCGGGGACGCCGTCACCGCCGACGAGGCAGTCGTCGTCGCCAACACCGGCGACGACGTCGAACTCGGCGGACTGTTCGTCTGTCCCGACGTCGACACCCTCCTCTTTCAGGGCGGCGAGGTCTTAGACCGCGAGACCTGGTGGGGGATCGATGGCGACACCCACGAGACGAACACCGAACTGCACGCCCTCGCCGAGGCAGCCGACCTCTCCGAGGGACCGCAATACCTCCCGCCCGAGCACCAGACCGTAGGGCGCCGGCTCGCGAACTGGCGGCGCTTCTCGGGCGTCGCGGAGTTTATGACGATCGGCGACCGCGACCGAGCAGTCCACATCACGCGCACGAGCCTGCTCGACGAGGGGTACACGCTGAGCGAGGCCACCAACCGGCTCGCCGATGCCTTCGACCTCGAAATCGACCTACGCCCGATGAGCGACGATCCGGTCGCGACGCTTGTCCACACGGACGGTCAGTCCTCGCCCTCCCAGCCCAACCCCATGCACTTCCAAGAGTACTGGGTTGGCCACCGGGGCGAGCCGGCCGTCGCCGACGTCGAGTTCCGCGGCGCCGAGGCGGCCGAACCCACACCCAGCGTCCTCGAGGCGCTCTCCGCGCCCGTGATCGTCGGTCCCTCGAACCCGGTGACCAGCATCGGCCCGATGCTCTCGCTGCCCGGCGTCCCCGAGTCCCTCGAGGAGACCCCAGTGGTCGCCGTCTCGCCGTTTCTCGGCGACGAGCCGTTCTCAGGGCCGGCGGCCGACCTGATGGCAGCGGTCGGCCAGCGACCCTCGACGGCCGGGCTGGCCGACGCATACCCGTTCGCCGACGCCTTCGTCGTCGACGAGGCCGACGAGACGGCGTTCGACCGGCCGACGGTCCGGACCGACGTTCGGATCGACTCGGCGGCGGACGCAGAACGGGTGCTCCAGGCGAGCGTCGACGCGGTAGATCTGATCGAGTGA
- a CDS encoding ornithine cyclodeaminase family protein, translated as MTETLFLTDDDISGLATPAEYVDAVRNAYRQRGEGAPAKPRSALFQSDPGGMLTAYGAILPEMGAMGGYMYSAGFGKSDAWFVAPLFDAESGELLALLDGARMNPLKTGAAGAVGVDALAREDAATLAVIGSGPQARGQLRATATVCEFETVRVYSPTRQHREEFAATFATELAADVHAVDSSTAAVSGADVVVTATTASDPVFDGADLEPGTHVTAMGQYHPKKRELDARTIERATYVPDLRARVDQDAGSFLAALEAGVVADDHVHAELGEVVAGVEPGRTSAEEITVFDSGGTAIETVAAANLLYERAREQGLGTELPITSASEAFSG; from the coding sequence GTGACCGAGACCCTGTTTCTGACTGACGACGATATCTCCGGCCTCGCGACGCCCGCCGAGTACGTTGATGCCGTCCGCAACGCCTACCGACAGCGCGGCGAGGGCGCGCCCGCAAAGCCCCGATCGGCGCTGTTTCAGTCCGACCCTGGCGGAATGCTGACCGCCTACGGGGCGATCCTTCCCGAGATGGGAGCAATGGGCGGCTACATGTACTCTGCGGGGTTCGGGAAATCGGACGCCTGGTTCGTCGCGCCGCTGTTCGACGCCGAGAGCGGCGAGCTCCTCGCGTTGCTCGATGGCGCGCGGATGAACCCGCTGAAAACCGGTGCGGCTGGTGCCGTCGGCGTCGACGCGTTGGCCCGCGAGGACGCCGCGACGCTCGCAGTCATCGGGAGTGGGCCACAGGCCCGTGGTCAGCTCCGGGCGACCGCGACGGTCTGCGAGTTCGAGACCGTTCGGGTCTACTCGCCGACCCGACAGCACCGCGAGGAGTTCGCCGCAACGTTTGCGACGGAACTGGCGGCCGACGTCCACGCCGTCGACTCGAGCACGGCGGCAGTCTCGGGGGCTGACGTCGTGGTTACGGCGACGACCGCCAGCGATCCAGTGTTCGACGGCGCGGACCTCGAGCCGGGCACACACGTCACCGCGATGGGCCAGTACCATCCGAAAAAGCGCGAGCTAGACGCTCGAACGATCGAGCGTGCGACCTACGTTCCGGATCTGCGAGCGCGGGTAGACCAGGACGCCGGCTCGTTCCTCGCCGCTCTCGAGGCAGGTGTCGTCGCAGACGACCACGTCCACGCCGAACTCGGCGAGGTCGTCGCCGGCGTCGAACCGGGACGGACGAGCGCCGAGGAAATTACCGTCTTCGACAGCGGCGGCACGGCGATCGAGACAGTAGCTGCGGCGAATCTCCTCTACGAACGCGCTCGGGAGCAGGGACTGGGAACCGAGTTGCCGATTACCTCCGCAAGCGAGGCGTTTTCCGGCTGA
- a CDS encoding ATP-dependent DNA ligase, with amino-acid sequence MEFATFADRAAAIDAEPADLAIRAHVTGLLEAAGEDVEIVARFVQGRVFPAWDSTTLDIGPSACYEAIARAAGKNVGADDVEERLAEIGEIGEVAASYEFGGQQGLAAFTGGGGDGGGNGADSLTVRDVSDVLVDLAAASGSGSQDRKVDLLFGLFNRCSSDEGRYLARLVLSEMRIGVGEGTVRDAIAEAFDVPEDRVKRALQVSNDYGRVARVARDEGLAGLDAMDLAIGRPVQAMLAQAGTVVDALDEWERAAVEWKYDGARVQVHYDPNAGSAQGSSAADEPGETRVFSRNMEEVTDALPEVVEFADEHLSEPVILDGEVVAVDDAGEPLPFQEVLRRFRRKHDVAKAREDVAVRPVFFDCLHADGEDLLDEPLTERHDRLERLLAERPGQEPADVPGLSLLWITDDADEIEAIDAEALESGHEGIMLKDPGSAYSPGRRGKHWRKRKPDVETLDCVVTGAEWGEGRRATFLGTFELSVRNESTGDLETVGKVATGITDETLAELTELLEPHVTAESGQEVTLEPAVVFEVGYEEIQRSPTYSSGYALRFPRFQAVRHDKDPEDAETVARLKSLHAA; translated from the coding sequence ATGGAGTTCGCCACGTTCGCAGACCGCGCCGCCGCGATCGACGCCGAGCCAGCGGATCTGGCGATCAGAGCACACGTCACGGGGCTCCTCGAGGCCGCGGGCGAGGACGTCGAAATCGTCGCCCGGTTCGTCCAGGGGCGGGTGTTTCCGGCCTGGGACTCGACGACGCTCGACATCGGCCCGAGCGCCTGCTACGAGGCGATTGCCCGCGCGGCCGGGAAGAACGTCGGCGCCGACGACGTCGAAGAGCGACTCGCCGAGATCGGCGAAATCGGCGAGGTAGCAGCGAGCTACGAGTTTGGCGGCCAGCAGGGGTTGGCCGCGTTCACTGGCGGTGGTGGGGATGGCGGCGGAAACGGAGCTGACTCCCTCACCGTTCGGGACGTCTCCGACGTACTGGTCGATCTCGCGGCGGCGTCGGGATCAGGGAGTCAGGACCGCAAGGTCGATCTGCTGTTCGGCCTGTTCAACCGGTGTTCGAGCGATGAAGGGCGATACCTCGCTCGACTGGTCCTCTCGGAGATGCGCATCGGCGTCGGCGAGGGAACGGTCCGGGACGCCATCGCGGAGGCGTTCGACGTCCCCGAAGATCGGGTCAAGCGCGCCCTGCAGGTGTCGAACGATTACGGGCGGGTCGCCCGGGTCGCTCGCGACGAGGGGCTCGCAGGGCTCGACGCGATGGACTTAGCGATCGGCCGGCCGGTCCAGGCGATGCTCGCGCAGGCGGGAACCGTCGTCGACGCCCTGGATGAGTGGGAGCGAGCCGCAGTGGAGTGGAAGTACGACGGCGCCAGGGTGCAAGTTCACTACGATCCCAACGCCGGGTCGGCGCAGGGTTCCTCGGCGGCCGACGAGCCGGGCGAGACGCGCGTCTTCTCCCGGAACATGGAGGAGGTCACCGACGCGCTCCCCGAGGTCGTCGAGTTCGCCGACGAACACCTCTCGGAACCAGTAATTCTGGACGGCGAGGTCGTCGCGGTCGACGACGCGGGCGAGCCCCTGCCCTTCCAGGAAGTTCTCAGACGCTTTCGCCGAAAACACGACGTTGCGAAGGCCCGCGAGGACGTTGCCGTCCGGCCGGTCTTTTTCGACTGCTTGCACGCCGACGGCGAGGACCTGTTGGACGAACCGCTGACGGAACGCCACGACCGCCTCGAGAGACTGCTCGCCGAGCGTCCGGGACAGGAGCCCGCAGACGTCCCGGGGCTCTCACTGCTGTGGATCACGGACGACGCCGACGAGATCGAAGCGATCGACGCCGAGGCGCTCGAATCGGGCCACGAGGGGATCATGCTCAAAGATCCCGGCTCGGCGTACTCACCGGGTCGCCGCGGGAAGCACTGGCGCAAGCGAAAGCCCGACGTCGAGACGCTCGACTGCGTCGTCACCGGCGCGGAGTGGGGCGAGGGACGACGGGCAACGTTCCTCGGCACCTTCGAACTCTCCGTTCGAAACGAGTCGACAGGCGATCTCGAGACCGTTGGCAAGGTCGCGACCGGGATTACGGACGAAACGCTCGCCGAACTCACCGAGCTACTCGAGCCACACGTCACCGCCGAGTCGGGCCAGGAAGTCACGCTCGAGCCGGCGGTCGTCTTCGAGGTCGGCTACGAGGAGATCCAGCGCTCGCCGACGTACTCCTCGGGCTATGCGCTGCGATTTCCGCGCTTTCAGGCGGTCCGCCACGATAAGGATCCCGAGGACGCTGAGACGGTGGCGCGCCTCAAATCGCTGCACGCGGCGTAA
- a CDS encoding multiprotein bridging factor aMBF1 has translation MVQCEMCGAETSSPKTIKVEGAKLDVCSNCTDFGTEVRQPGSGSSTSTKYSTSSSSGSSGSSSTGGSTGSSSRSSGSGGSGGRSDMFDDMDELVADYDGRIRRAREGKGLSQSDLANELNEKASLIRKLERGDTLPSDGVQSKLERFLEISLTGEGGSSGDTEWEGGSSSGSYTLGDVVKRKD, from the coding sequence ATGGTTCAGTGCGAGATGTGTGGCGCCGAGACGTCGTCCCCGAAGACCATCAAAGTCGAGGGCGCGAAGCTGGACGTGTGCTCGAACTGTACCGACTTCGGTACCGAAGTCAGACAGCCCGGTTCCGGATCGAGCACGTCCACGAAATACTCGACGAGTTCGAGTTCGGGGAGTAGCGGATCCAGCTCGACTGGCGGCTCAACGGGGTCGTCGAGTCGCTCTTCGGGCTCCGGTGGCTCCGGTGGCCGCTCGGATATGTTCGACGACATGGACGAACTCGTCGCGGATTACGACGGCCGCATCCGTCGCGCACGAGAAGGAAAAGGGCTCAGCCAGTCGGATCTGGCTAACGAGCTAAACGAGAAAGCCAGCCTGATCCGCAAGCTAGAGCGTGGTGACACGCTACCCAGCGACGGCGTCCAGTCAAAACTCGAGCGGTTCCTCGAGATCAGTTTAACCGGTGAGGGCGGTTCGAGCGGAGACACCGAGTGGGAGGGTGGCTCTTCCTCCGGAAGCTACACCCTCGGCGACGTCGTCAAACGGAAGGACTGA
- a CDS encoding AAA family ATPase has translation MRVAVTGTPGTGKTTATELLADRLGPESELPDLDVVHVNEILESEGLYTDVDAERESKVADLEALDDRFADRDDVLLESHLAHHLPADRVVVLRCHPEELEERLLERGESEAKAAENAESEALDVVLAEAVERHGLEAVYEIDTTDRDPADVADALATVVTGEREPSAGTVDFVGYLS, from the coding sequence GTGAGAGTCGCCGTCACCGGCACACCCGGAACCGGAAAGACCACCGCGACCGAACTGCTTGCGGATCGACTCGGGCCGGAATCCGAACTGCCCGACCTCGACGTGGTCCACGTCAACGAGATCCTCGAATCCGAGGGGCTGTACACCGACGTCGACGCGGAGCGCGAGAGCAAGGTCGCAGACCTCGAGGCGCTCGACGACCGCTTCGCAGACCGTGACGACGTCCTTCTCGAGTCACATCTCGCCCACCACCTCCCGGCTGACCGCGTAGTCGTTCTCCGGTGTCACCCCGAGGAGCTCGAGGAGCGCCTGCTCGAGCGAGGTGAGAGCGAGGCCAAGGCGGCCGAGAACGCCGAGAGCGAGGCACTCGACGTCGTACTCGCGGAGGCGGTCGAGCGCCACGGGCTCGAGGCCGTTTACGAGATTGACACCACCGATCGGGACCCGGCGGACGTCGCCGACGCGCTGGCGACGGTCGTCACCGGCGAGCGGGAGCCGAGCGCGGGAACCGTCGACTTCGTGGGGTATCTCTCGTGA